From the genome of Pseudomonas putida:
AGCCGGGTAATCGCCGTATGCAGGTCGGTGACTTCCACCGCCGCACGCAGCAGGGGGCTGTTGACCACCTTGATCAGGCGTGCCGAGAGCGCCGCATCGCGGCCGATCACCTTGCTCAGGGCGGCCACGCTGATCTCGCTGTCCTCGGCGGCATCACGGATGCTCAGGGCAACTTCCGGGAGGGTGGGCAGGACCAGGTCGTCGTTGCTGATGGCATCGAGCAATTGCGCTTGGACCATTTCGGCCAGCTTGTTCATGGGCTTCTCTACGGCAATGGTGGTGCGGCCCCGCCAGGCAGCGGGGCAGAGGGGTCAGCGCTGGATTTCCCGGTCGCGATCCAGTTCGTAAGGCAGGCTCAGCACCTCCAGGCGCGGGCCTCCCAGGCTACCCAGGTGCAGGTTGTCGTCGGCCACGGCTTCGGCACTGAGCACGGCAAGCAATTCGCAGCCCTGGCCGGCACTGGCGGCCAGGACCACTTCGCCGACCGAGGAGCCATGGGTGGGCGAGAAGATCTCCGTGCCAGGCGTCGGCACCTCCTGCTGCTCCAGGGCCAGCCGGTACTGCCGACGCTTGAGCTTGCCCAGGTACTGCATGCGGGCGACGATTTCCTGGCCGGTATAGCAGCCTTTCTTGAAGCTCACGCCGTCAACGGCCTGCAGGTTGATCATCTGCGGGATGAACAGCTCGCGGGTCGGCCCCATGACCTGGCCGATACCGGCGCGGACCTGGCCCAGCAACCACAGGTTCAGGCTGGCCTCCTCCAGTGTGGTAGCCAGGGTTGCGCGTACGGCGTCGGCCTGTTCGGCAGGTACCCACAGTTCGACGCGCCCTGGCGATACGGCGATCGCGATGAGCCCGGCGTTACGCACCGTGGCCCCGGCCTCGGCAGGTGCCGGCAGGCCCAGCGCCTGCA
Proteins encoded in this window:
- a CDS encoding YgfZ/GcvT domain-containing protein, with the protein product MADSAFYSPLSHEGILAVRGSDAGKFLQGQLTCNINYLSLEHASLGARCMVKGRMQSSFRILPEGNGYLLAMASELLEAQLADLKKYAVFSKATLTDESAAWARFGLQHGEAALQALGLPAPAEAGATVRNAGLIAIAVSPGRVELWVPAEQADAVRATLATTLEEASLNLWLLGQVRAGIGQVMGPTRELFIPQMINLQAVDGVSFKKGCYTGQEIVARMQYLGKLKRRQYRLALEQQEVPTPGTEIFSPTHGSSVGEVVLAASAGQGCELLAVLSAEAVADDNLHLGSLGGPRLEVLSLPYELDRDREIQR